A genomic window from Elaeis guineensis isolate ETL-2024a chromosome 3, EG11, whole genome shotgun sequence includes:
- the LOC140856321 gene encoding uncharacterized protein → MPGIPPETMTHRLNIDSSMRPSAKRCSRSSKSCDKPSGSPGRTSAGKPSRKLKRYLASPPLLVRSEVGEVLYFYLATSPEAVSSVLIRENENRVHQSIYYVSKVLHEAETQYSKVEKIIFALVISAQRLRPYFQAHAIVVLTDQPLRAILHRPEHQDGLAKWTVRLRSSTSNTGNDLPSKLRFWPTSSRMPDDRPTVGEGSPVEVGTSDCDPNSAWVLHIDGASNAQGSGGRFPAHQLRGGGY, encoded by the exons ATGCCGGGAATTCCCCCAGAGACGATGACCCATCGGCTCAACATTGACTCGtcaatgaggccg tCGGCTAAGAGAtgctcccgttcttcaaaatctTGCGACAAGCCAAGCGGTTCTCctggccggacgagtgccggcaagccttcgAGGAAACTGAAGAGGTACCTGGCCTCCCCGCCGCTCCTCGTGAGATCGGAGGTCGGGGAGGTCCTGTACTTTTACCTGGCTACTTCTCCGgaggcagttagttcggtgctcatCCGAGAGAACGAGAATCGGGTCCACCAATCGATATATTATGTCAGCAAGGTACTCCATGAAGCCGAGACTCAGTACTCGAaagtagaaaaaataattttcgcCCTAGTTATTTCGGCACAGCGACTCCGTCCGTACTTCCAGGCACatgctatcgtggtcctcaccgaccagcccctgagagcCATCTTGCACCGCCCCGAACATCAGGATGGGCTGGCGAAATGGACTGTAAGACTGAGGAGTTCGACATCCAATACCGGCAATGACCTGCCCTCAAAGCTCAggttctggccgacttcatcgcgaatgcccgacgaccgacctacCGTCGGGGAGGGAAGCCCCGTGGAGGTCGGGACCTCCGACTGTGACCCCAATTcggcctgggtgttgcacatcgacggagcttccaatgctcaaggAAGCGGGGGCCggtttcctgctcaccaactcagaggggGTGGTTACTGA